GGGGGGAGCGGGTCGGGGACCAATCCGGCCAGCGACAAGGGGGGAAGCAGCCCCGGTGGGAATAGCATTCCTGGCAGCCATGTTCCCGGCAGTACAGGGTTGAAGCCGCAGAATCCGCCGCCCGGTGCAACCCCGCCGCCCTTTTCCGCCCCGCCGGTGAGCATTCCGCCGTTTTCCGGCAAGACACCGTGAACAAGACTTCGGGAAAGCGGGCAAAAATCCGTGAACCACGCCTCAGTGGCCGCCGCGGAATGGGCCGGTGCAATGGGCCGGCAGAATCTGTCCCGCCGCTGCTTTGGCCTCCAAAGCCTGACGCACCACATCGGGCAGAAATCGGCTCAGGTCCCCGCCGAGCATGGCAATCTGGCGTAACAACGAGCTGCTGATGTGCGAATACTCTTCCTTGGCCATGAGGAAGACCGTCTCAATGTCCGGGTCCAAATGGAGGTTCATCAGGGACATGGTGAACTCGTACTCCATGTCCGAGAGGGTGCGCAGGCCGCGGAGCATGATGCGGGCGCCAGCCTCGCGCACGAAGCGGACGGCTAAGCCGAGAAACGGCTGAATCTCCACGCGGGGAATGCCCTGCACGACCTGCTGGAGCAACTCGACTCGCTCCTCGATGGAAAAGAGGGTGGTCTTTTCCGGATTGATGCCGACGCCGACGATGAGGCGGTCGAAGAGCTGGCTGCCGCGCTGGATGATATCCAGGTGTCCGAGATGGACCGGGTCGAAGGTGCCGGTGTAGACGGCATAGCGGGGATTGAGGGGAGCAGGCACGGTCGCGTCTCCAGGCGGTTCGGTTTCTCCC
The genomic region above belongs to Thermogemmata fonticola and contains:
- the coaD gene encoding pantetheine-phosphate adenylyltransferase; its protein translation is MPAPLNPRYAVYTGTFDPVHLGHLDIIQRGSQLFDRLIVGVGINPEKTTLFSIEERVELLQQVVQGIPRVEIQPFLGLAVRFVREAGARIMLRGLRTLSDMEYEFTMSLMNLHLDPDIETVFLMAKEEYSHISSSLLRQIAMLGGDLSRFLPDVVRQALEAKAAAGQILPAHCTGPFRGGH